One part of the Podarcis muralis chromosome 3, rPodMur119.hap1.1, whole genome shotgun sequence genome encodes these proteins:
- the WTAP gene encoding pre-mRNA-splicing regulator WTAP isoform X3, whose product MLCNCVETRDWSGAFSRRPPLTLAEYVRLTPPPLLRANSGFFPQREQKSRPNQGRRRGGAVAPCEGSSPGARQSAAAGAVARSLSLSRWAEFTMTNEEPLPKKVRLSDTDFKVLPREELILRWKQYEAYVQALEGKYTDLNSNDVTGLRESEEKLKQQQQESARRENILVMRLATKEQEMQECTTQIQYLKQVQQPSVAQLRSTMVDPAINLFFLKMKAELEQTKDKLEQAQNELSAWKFTPDSFSPPLLQRPDSVGLF is encoded by the exons ATGCTTTGCAACTGCGTAGAGACGCGGGACTGGAGCGGGGCATTCAGTCGTCGTCCCCCGCTAACTTTGGCCGAATACGTACgtctcaccccacccccccttctccgCGCAAACAGCGGCTTCTTTCCGCAGAGAGAACAGAAAAGCAGACCGAACCAAggaaggaggcgggggggggcagtagCGCCGTGCGAGGGAAGTAGTCCCGGCGCCAGGCAAAGCGCTGCTGCAGGGGCAGTTGCtcgctcgctctcgctctctcgctgGGCCG AATTCACAATGACTAATGAAGAACCACTTCCGAAGAAG GTTCGCCTCAGTGATACAGACTTCAAGGTTCTACCTAGAGAGGAGTTGATCTTAAG GTGGAAGCAGTATGAAGCATATGTGCAAGCTCTGGAGGGCAAATATACAGACCTTAACT CTAATGATGTAACTGGATTGAGAGAGTCAGAAGAAAAGctaaagcagcaacagcaagaaTCTGCTCGAAGAGAAAATATCCTAGTGATGCGGCTGGCAACTAAGGAACAAGAGATGCAAGAGTGTACT ACTCAGATCCAGTACCTCAAGCAAGTCCAGCAGCCAAGTGTTGCTCAACTGAGATCAACAATGGTGGACCCAGCCATCAACTTGTTTTTCCTAAAAATGAAAGCTGAACTGGAACAGACTAAAGACAAACTGGAACAAGCCCAAAATGAACTGAGTGCCTGGAAATTTACACCTGATAG CTTTTCCCCCCCTTTGCTTCAGAGGCCTGACAGCGTCGGACTATTCTGA